Proteins from one Hoplias malabaricus isolate fHopMal1 chromosome 2, fHopMal1.hap1, whole genome shotgun sequence genomic window:
- the LOC136677440 gene encoding CMRF35-like molecule 8, with protein sequence MRRFLLTRVICTFTALSLLYFFRFITEALSGFSETVPLSDLLGSVVDGVLIFTGHVGEDLKVRCSHEDAKNNLKYLCNSVCKTNRDIIIKSSETHNPNTRGRFSIHDKGSGVFTVTISKLKMSDSGTYWCGVNRFLIDSLEKVIVKVLEALVTTPRSTPRPTDLSTATEAGTKGTTQSRTSSSTRTTLSLLTIPSKPPDTVIYIGTGLAILLFIFAILLFILIKQSKKKKDEVQPKWNPPSTPSPRKTKEQKVTKPSSVETSTSANRRTAPDLGTMCSDNEKQPPEDSSTIYSNIAPRSDPDIVSYATVKFSALLTPDEEPHYASVVFIRENTEDTDRPSSTSSSTLNPVSTSQPADADSALYSTVKKKK encoded by the exons ATGAGGAGGTTTCTGCTGACCAGGGTCATCTGCACCTTCACAG CTCTGTCTCTGCTTTATTTCTTCAGGTTTATAACAGAGGCTTTGTCTGGGTTTAGTGAAACCGTGCCACTTAGTGACC TTTTAGGAAGTGTTGTGGATGGTGTGTTAATCTTCACGGGTCATGTTGGAGAGGACCTGAAGGTCAGATGTTCTCATGAAGATGCCAAAAATAACCTGAAGTACTTGTGCAACTCTGTATGTAAAACTAATAGAGACATTATCATTAAGAGTTCAGAAACTCACAACCCAAACACCAGGGGGAGGTTCTCAATACACGATAAAGGTTCAGGGGTCTTCACTGTGACCATCTCCAAACTGAAGATGTCAGACTCTGGAACATACTGGTGTGGAGTGAATAGATTCTTAATAGACTCCCTAGAGAAGGTGATTGTAAAAGTTCTAGAAG CTCTGGTGACCACCCCTCGCTCAACACCCAGACCAACCGACTTGAGCACAGCTACAGAAGCAG GGACAAAGGGAACAACACAATCAAGAACCTCCAGCAGCACCAGAACCACCTTGAGTCTCTTAACAATCCCAAGCAAACCACCCG ACACAGTGATTTATATTGGAACAGGTCTCGCCATTCTGCTCTTCATATTTGCCATTTTGCTTTTCATTCTCATAAAACAaagcaagaaaaagaaagacGAG GTTCAGCCCAAATGGAACCCACCCTCCACCCCGAGTCCACGCAAAACCAAAGAGCAGAAAGTGACTAAACCTTCTTCAGTAGAAACCTCCACCTCAGCCAATCGGAGGACAGCTCCAGATCTTGGGACTATGTGCTCGGACAATGAGAAGCAGCCACCTGAGGACAGTTCTACTATTTACTCCAACATTGCTCCACGCTCAGATCCTGATATAGTCAGTTATGCAACTGTGAAATTCAGCGCACTGTTGACACCCGATGAGGAGCCTCACTACGCCAGTGTTGTCTTcatcagagagaacacagaggatACAGATAGACCTTCATCAACATCATCCTCAACCCTTAACCCAGTAAGCACTTCACAACCAGCTGATGCTGACAGTGCTCTGTACTCCACAGTAAAGAAAAAGAAGTAG